CAATTAGCagattaggggcttagcccataaGTAGATTTCTCTTATATATACGAGTTGTAATCGACAACAACATGCAAGCAATAAACATATTTTGTTGCCGACTCCTCCAGGAGTCGgagtcccaaaccctagccgccgccttagCCTTGCGCCGCCGCCTCTCCCTAAGCCGCGCGACGACGCCCTTCCGCCGGCGCCCTCGCCTCCGCACGCACACCGCCCCTTCTTTCCACTACAATCTCCGCCCTAGACCTGGTAGATACGCTGATTCTACCAATTTGGTATCAGCTTCCTCGGTTGCGATCATGTCTTTGGGCCAACCCGCTGCCGCCATCACCTCCGAGACGCCGGCGGCCTCCACCGCTGCCGCGCGCGTGCCGCTGCGTTCGCCGCCGCCCTCCACAGGAGCCGCGGCACCCATGGCGGAGGCCGCCGACGCCGCTCCTCTCCTCTCGCAGCCGCCCGACGTACCATCGCAGGTGTGGGCCGACATCTCCATGGATTTCATCGAGGGCCTTCCTAAGGTGGGGGGCAAGTCCGTCATCCTCATGGTGGTcgaccgcttctccaagtacgcCCACTTCATCGCGCTCAGCCATCCCTACACGGCCTCGTCGGTGGCCCGCGCCTTCTTCGACGGCATCGTCCGCCTACACGGGTTCCCCTCGTCCATCGTCTGTGATCGGGATCCGGTGTTCACGGGGCACGTGTGGCGGGATCTCTTCCGCATGGCGGGGGTCCAACTCCGGTTCAGCACGCCGTTCCACCCCCAGACGGATGGCCAGTCCGAGGTGGTCAATAAGGTATCGCCATATATTTGAGCTTTGTCACAGGTGATCGGCCTCGCGCTTGGGTGGATTGGCTTGCATGGGCGAAGTACTGCTACAACACCTCATACCACTCCGCCCTGCGCGCCACGCCATTCGAGGTGGTCTAGGTAGGCCACCTCCGCCTATTCTGCCGGTGGACCTGGCGTCGACACGGATGGAGGCCGCTGGCGAGCTCATCCGCGCCTGCGATGACATGCTAGCCGAGGTGCGGCAGCGTCTTGTCCAGGCTCAGCAGGTCGCCAAGCACTACTATGACGGCCGCCACCGCGAGGTGGAGTACGcggtgggtgactgggtgtggttGCGTTTGCTACAGCGCTCTCACCAGTCTCTCGACCCGCGGGCAAAGCGCAAGCTTGGTCCGCGTTATGCGGGGCCCTTCGTCATCTTGGAGCGGATTGGGACCTTGGCGTACCGCCTTCAGTTGCCTGATGGGGCGCGCATTCACGACGTCTTCCACGTGGGGCTGCTGAAGCCCTACCGCGGCACGCCGCCGGTCACCACTCCACCGCTTCCACCGACGGCCGAGGGCCGTTTACTTCCCAGCCGGGCGAAGGTGTTGCGCGCCCAGCTACGTcgtgatatttggcacttgttgGTGCAGTGGGAGGGCCTTCCTGCTGAGGAAGCGACTTGGGAGCCACATGAGGCGTTCCAGCAGCATTATCCAGACTACCAGCTCGAGGACGAGTTGTTTGCGcaggcggggagagatgttatgacCGGGCTGGTCTACCGCCGGAGGGGGCCCACCGGCCATGCttagttaggggcttagcccaattagcagattaggggcttagcccatcaGCAGATTACTCTTATATATACGAGTTGTAATCGACAAGAACAGGCAAGCAATAAACATACTTTGTTGCCGACTCCTCCAGGAGTCggactcccaaaccctagccgccgcctcagccttgcgccgccgcctctccccaAGCCACGCGACGATGCCCTGCCACCGGCGCCCTCGCCTCCGCACACACACCGCCCCTTCTTTCCCCTACAATCTCCGCCCTAGACCTGGTAGATACGCTGATTCTACCAAGTACACAAGCAGGTAACTGGAATGGGATAGTGCAAATGATTGTACCTCGAAACATGATAGTGCCCTTAGCTTTTCCGTGCTCTGTGATTCTTCCATTTACAGTTTGAACCTCATATTCATTACCTATTACCTAATTAAAAGGGAAGTCAAGAATGGTAATAAGAATTTCATGGTGCAGATATGGAATTTCAGATTAACTTGCTGAAAAGTGAAACCTGGCCTAAACATATATCAAATTAGTAGAAGAATCAGGAATAATAAATAAACTGACTAAACATTAAACGGAAAAAGAATGACGAGGCTGAAAACTTAGCCTTCCTGCACCCAACCTGACCAACCTAACCAACTATTGAACATCTATTTTCTAACATTATGAGATATTTTTCATACTTCCTTAATCTTCCTTATGCAATATAATTTACCTGTCAGACTGCAATAGCTATGTGTATCTGTAAGCACAACATGATTACTCATAACAGATTCATGAAAATAGTAAGGATGCTATAAGCTGTAGGAGTAAACCCCTTTCATTATACATACATGTATTGTACTGAATAGTAAATCCAACTTAAAGGGCCATGTTAGTCTGATCACGTCTCACCATACACACACACAACACACACAAAAACTTGCAAATAATCCAGATCATAATCTTTTTTCCCCGCAACTCTGTTTCCCGGAATACTGAGCTGCACAAAAAGaggaaaagttgataaacatgtccAATTAATAACCGACAGGGACCTAGCATTTTTTTGCTCACCTCAAACAACACTGAATCCCACGGCATTCATCTCCACAATAGAACATAGGCGAGATGGAGGCTAGCAACCGTAGGCAGCGAAGCAAAAAAGCGTCCGTCCAGCTGCCTACTACTCACCAAGAAGAGCTGCAGGTGACAGAGGCAGCACTGGAGGCGGACAACTACTGGCTGCTCCACTCGGCAAGGGCTAGACACGCAGCCGCGATGGTGCAAGCAGCAGGCTATACTGCTCTCCCATCAAGGCAAATACATGAGGCAAGGGCGGAGCAAACCTATAAAAGCATCAATAATTTATCATTTCCTTCAAGTTTATCTCTTCTTCCATCACCTGCAACAATTCTTACAGTATGTAAAATTGTTTCTCTTCAGCCATTCCATCAAACTTGTTGTCCGCAAGATCAAATGAAAATGAAGGGAAACTGAACTGAATAATTTTTGCATCCATTACGTGGATTGAGACTGCGTGGCAGCCAGCCAAAGATGCCACCAGACCTGTTTGGCTCCTGCCAGGCCCCAGCTTCTCCTACCGGCCACGGCGGCGGCATGGCTGCCGGCCTCCACTGCTCTACCGACCACCAGCTGTTCCTCCTCGAGTACGGTATGGCGTGAGGATGATGATAGCACCGGCGATGGGGGAGGAGAAAGACGGCGTGAGTCCCTGCTCCCATCTGACCGCCACGGCCATTGGAGCTCCCACAACGGCCTACACCTCCTCCCCGCGCCACGACGAGGAGGCGCTGGGCAGCCACCGGCGATGCGGACCGCAAGGTAGGGCCACCCGGCTTCGTGGCAACTACGATGAGACGAGAGGGGATTGGGCCGAGGAGGGTTGGGGAGGTAAGAGAGGGAATTGGGGAGGAGTGAGGGCCATGGAGGTCGAGCAAAAGAGGGGATTGGGGAAGAGATTCGCAGCACCGgattggcggctagggttttcacTGTGGAGTGTCTTTTTATACCAGGCGATAAAACAATGAATTCTGAGGAGAGATCCGACATGCGGTGCctctattatacctttagattcACAAATATAAGATAGATATTTTAAAGTAAACTAGATGCACACCATAATGAGTGATAATGAGTAAATCTACACGTTAGAAGTAGACTAGATACATATAACCATCTATACCAAAAAGGATCCACCAATCCCAAACCAGGGGTAAAACCAGGAGATTACAGGCACAAGTTTTCTATTTTGCTAAGCCCACAAGTTCAAAACCATGATAGAACAAGGCGCCACGAGTTAAATTCTAGACCACCATCTCTTAGCAGGTAACAAAAATGCCAAGCCAACAAAAAATGAGGCTATGGGCTTACCaggtaaaaaaaaaaaagccaACTTAACACGAACTCCGGCTACATGAGTCAGCAATCAGAGCAGAGTTAAAACCTCAGAGGCGAGAACCGGCTCAAAGGACTTTTCTCGAGTGGTAAAAAAATAATCTCAACTGGCCACCAATTTGAAATTGGTCAAGGACCCTGCGGACGCTGGTACAGCACCGGCGCCTGATGATGCTGCTGGAGTGGATGTGTTGCATAATGATGCTGCTGGTGTAGCTGTTGTGGCTGCTGCAGAACCGGCCGGTGaccctgatgatgttgctgccaggGGGGGGGTAGCTGCAAGTTGGGGTTTTGGGGTGCTTGCTGCAGACCCTGCTGATGTAGCTGCCGAAACTGCTGCAGAACCGGCTGGTGACCCTGCTGATGTTGCTGCCAGTTGGGGTTTTGGGGTGCTGACTGCAGACCCTGCTGCTGTAGCTGCGGCTGCTGCTGCAGAACCGGCTGGTGACCCTGCTGGTGTTGCTGCCAGTGCTGCATAACCGGCTGGTGACCCTGCTGATGTTGCTGCCAGTTGGGGTTTTGGGGTGCTGGCTGCAGACCCTGCTGCTGTAGCTGCGGCTGCTGCTGCAGAACCGGCTGGTGACCCTGCTGATGTTGCTGCCAGTTGGGGTTTTGGGGTGCTGGCTGCAGACCCTGCTGCTGCGGAAGCGGCTGCAGACCctgctggtgtggccgtggtgctCGCGGTGGGCCCATCTGCTGTGGGTGCAGCGCTGAGAGCGGACCCTGATGGTGTGGCTGCGGTACCCACATGTAGGCCTGAGGTGGCGGCACCCACATGAAGGTCTGAGGTGGCGGGACGGGTGGTGACCACATGTAGTGAACTTGTCTTCCGATCTCCCGTTGATATGGATTGTACCGGCAAAACCAATAGGGGTCCATAGGATGCACCTACACACACAAAATAAGGAATTATTTTCTCTAGAGACGAGGTTATGCGTAAGCAATTTGGTACAGCAATTCATCATTTGCGAAGTTATCAGTAAGGGTGGAATCAGACTGCCGTGCAATTTCTCATCATTCAGAAAGAAAAACATAAAGTACATCTAAGATGAATTAATTGTCATTTCCCAATTGACACATAGTACAGGCGGAGATTAGTAAAGCATATCGCATACATATCCAGCTTCTCCTTACTAGTAAAGAAAGAAACTTTAAACAAGCATATAAAGAAACGAATATGTAGTCATGTAACAAATTTGCAAAAGCAAACAACAGCAGCAGAAGACTTCCAGAATATGTATCCAGTGCAGCAGTGCTCACGGAACTACTACCTGTATCAAAGTTACAGCCCTTTGATAAATCTTagcgttttgggtcctgtagaCGTAACATTTCTAGCGATTGGTGATGCGTCACGTCCTTTTTTCACTGTAGATGCACAATGAAAACTGTAGATCTGCCAGGCCAATTTCCTTTCCTTTTTCTCTTGCGTGAAAATCTGTGACAACCGGCACCGTTCCGGTTGCCTTCTATTGAGCTATCCAGTTACTTTGTCGtcttctctcaaaaaaaaaagttacTTTGTCGTCTTTTCCTTCTCTATCCCTTCAATTCCCGGTTTTCCGGTTCCTATTGGTTTGAGTCTGCAACGTTCAAAGCGGTGTGGATGTTCCAGCATCTAGAGATCTCCACTCCTCCACCCTTCGAGTTCACGAGGCGGAGCAAAAGAGAAACTGGCTACTCTCCACCTCCTAGTGGCGGCCACCAACGCCCTCCCCTGGGGTCGGGGTGCTCCTCTCCCTCTCTTGCCTCCTCTCCGTCCCGAGGCGGTTGGCCGCATGATGGAGGAGCCGCTCCCCAAGGAGGCTAACGGCGCACAGGAAGACAACTCCACCTCCATGGGAAAAAGGCTCTCCATCACGCCGACATCTGCCTCCGTCAGCCTCCCCTTCCCCTACTCCTAAGCCGCAGCCTACCCCAAACTCTCCATTATGAAGATCTTCCTTGCTACCAGCTTTGTGTGCCTGGCGACCGTGGGTTGCTATCTCGTTTGATTTTGATCGTTGTTTTCTTATATTCAGGTCACACTAGGAGCGGACGATGGTCTGCCGGTCACTCGTAAGGTCGGCCGCCGCATCCGCGTCATGCTATGCAAGGTGTTGGTTCTGTCCCTCATCGTGGTAAccattcttctttttccaacggtGCAAAATCTTGCGGCATGAGTGGCGCAGCCACTACGGGAGGTGCAGAACCAGCTGCAGGACAGACGACGGCTTTAGTCATTCCTGCTCTTCGACCCCTCCAATCGGCGGTGCTTGGTCAACCTTCTGCACTACCCGTCATTGCCGCCGCTCGCCGGGTGCCTGTCGTTCGATCTGAAGCTTGGCGTGGGCTTAGACAAGAGGTGGCGCAGAGGCAGGGCGAAAGCATCCACTGGCCATTCAGCACCCACGCCGGCTCACACCACTCGACTGGCTTTTGTACAAGGTCACGATTGCGTCAGATCACGCCACGAGGATGAGGTGTGCGCATGGCTATAACAGCGAGACAGGGGAAGAACCGCATGACTCTATAGTTTAACCTTTGTGAATGATTCTTGTGATGCAACAATATAACTTGAAAAGGCATGCATTTTGAAAGCACATACTTGTTCCTAGATCTCGCACATTCGCAGTTGGGTATGGCATGACGGACTGCTATCGTTATGGTTCATATGTCCTTATTGTGGGCTTTGTATTTACGTGTTGTTATCCCGGTGTTCGCAGTTGCTGGCGCTCCTGTTGTGCCCCTTCGACAACGAGGACTGACCTCTCAAACTTCAGATATGTCAGGGACCTTTCCTACAAACCATCATGGGCTTGGGCCCTATGGGCAGTCAACGAAAGGAGCTACAAGTACTCGAGATGCCGCAACAAAGAAACTATCCGGTTGGATCAGGATGAAAACAGCAGCGGCTTCTTCTCCTACCTCGGCTCTGATTCTCTATCCCCTTTCATGATTGTTCCTCTGTGTAGCTAGTAATTCTTGTACCGGCCTATGCCTTTTAGGAATAGCCGGTCCCAAGCCCGGGTAAAGGAGGAGGGTTGTGTTAGGCTTGGCGAGCCAACGTAAAAAACCAGTCTTTCCTATGGATATGAAATCCAATAGATTTTTGTTGGGGCGTAACCCTCTCAGTGACGCGCCATATCGAAACCCAGGTGTGGTGTTAAATGAGCAAGGGCTAGACCGCCACAGCCTTAGTGGCGCGCCATATCGAAACCCAGATATGGTGTTAAATGAGCAAGGGCCGGGCCGCCACCGCCATAGTGGCGCGCTACATCTTCGCCCGAATGTAGTGTTAAGTGAGCAAGGGTCTTCGCATCTCTCTCGACAGATGCGAAGGGCAAGGAAGCTAGCCGAGGCAGTTAGGTTTCAGGCGGGTAGTTGGAATGTAGGATCCTTGACCGGAAAGCTACAAGAGTTAGTGGATGCTGCCATCAGGAGGGATATAAATATCCTTTGTGTTCAGGAGACTAGATGGGCAGGTCAGAAGGCAAGGGAAGTCGAGAATACCGGCTTCAAGCTTTGGTATTCAGGTTCAGCTAGTACTAGGAACGGCGTCATTGATAAGAGCCTCAAGGATGGAGTAGTGGACGTTCAGAGAAAGGGTGATAGGATCATCCTAGTCAAGCTAGTTGTTGGGAATCTTGTCTTGAACGTGGTGAGTGCTTATGTGCTTATGCCCCACAAGTGTGAAACGACAATTTTGGGAGGACTTGGAGGATGTGGTCAGAAGTGTACCACCAAACAAGAAGCTCTTCATCGGAGATCTCAATGGCCATGTGGGCACAACTAACATAGGGTTTGAGGGTGTGCATGGAGGCTTCGGGCATGGTGACAGAAACCAGGAGGGGAAAGACATCTTGGACTTTGCGGTTGCCTATGACCTGTTAGTTGCTAACACCTTCTTTAGGAAGAGGCAATCTCACCTAGTGACCTTTAGTAGTGCCCAACACTCTAGCCAGATTGACTTTGTCCTCACTTAGAAGAGATAAGAGGGCTTGTTTGGACTGCAACGTGATTCCTGTGGAGTGTGTTGTGGCGCAAGCTTGTGGTAACTGACTTCCGTTTTCACGCTCGTGTGATGCAGGATAAAGGCATCAACGTCACAAGAACAAAGTGGTGGAAGCTCAAAGAGGAAGCACAATAAACCTTTAGGAAGAGGATGATCATGGAAGGACCATGGGACGAAGAGGGAGATGCGGATAGCATGTGGGTGAAGATGGGTACGGGCATTcggaaggtagctagggaggtgcTTGGAGTGACCAAGGGTAAGAAGCCACACGCTAAGGACACATGGTGGTGGAATGAGGATGTCCAAAGGGCTATCAAGGAGAAGGAGTGCTACAAGAGTTGGCACCACGATAGAAGTACAAGCAACATGGTGAAGTACAAAgaggccaagaagaaggcaaggcgaGTTGTGAGTGGAGCAAGGGGCAGGCCTATGAGGAGTTATATGACAGACTAGGTACAAAGGAAGGCGAGAAGGATATCTACAAGATGGCGAAAATTCGGGAGGGAGACAAGGGACCTCAACCAAGTTAAATGTATCAAGGACGAGGCTAATCGACTTCTAGTGAAAATGAAGAGATCAAAAACAGATGGACGGAGTACTTTGATGGGTTATTCAACGATGGGAACGAGGGCACTATGCCCAAGCTGGATGACTCCTTTGACGACACCAGTAGACGTTTTGTGTGGAGGATCCAAGAGCTTGAGGTTAAAGAGGCCCTCAAAAGGATTAGAGGAGGAAAGGCCCTCGGCCCTGATGGTATCCCAATTGAGGTGTGGAGAAGCCTCGGAGACGTGGCAATAGTATGGCTAACTAACCTTTTCAACCACATTTTTCTGTCAAACAAGATGCCcgaggagtggaggaaaagcataTTAGTACCTATCTTCAAGAATAAAGGAGATATCCAAAGTTGTACTAACTACCGAGGGATTAATCTTATGAGCCATACTATGAAACTTTGGGAGAGAATCATCGAGCATCGCTTGAGGAGAGTAACGAAAGTCACTAAAAACCAATTCGGTTTTATGCCCGGGAGATCGACTACAGAGGCGATTTTCTTACTTCGCCAACTTATGGAGAGGTATAGAGAGCAGAAGGACTTACATATGGTCTTCATCAACTTGGAGAAGGCGTATGACAAGATACCAAGAACGGTCATGTGGTGGGCGTTGAGAAACACAAAGTTCCAACAAAGTACATTACTCTCATCAGAGATATGTACGATCgtgttgtgacaagtgttcgcCCAGGTGATAGTGAGACCGATACCTTCCCAATCACGATAGGACTACATCAAGGGTCAGCCTTGAGCCCATACATGTTTTCCttggtgatggatgaggtgaccaaggatatacaaggagatattCTTTGGTGTATGCTCTTTGTTGATGATGTGGTGCTAGTAGATGAAACTAGGGCCAGCGTGAATAGGAAGTTAGAGCTATGGAGGCAAACTTTAGAGTCAAAGGGGTTTAGACTTAGCAGGACCAAGACAGAGTACATGCGATGCGACTTTAGTGGTGTTGGTGGCGAAGACGGAGATGTCAGTTTAGAAGGAAAGATAGTGCCTAAGAGGGACACCTTCTATTACTTGGGATCAATGTTGCAAAGCAATGGTGATATCGATGAGGATCTTTGCCACAAGATCAATGCAGGGTGGATGAAGTGGAGGCTGGCATCAGGTATCCTATGTGACAAGAAGGtcccacaaaagctaaaaggtaAGCTCTATAGGACGGCTGTCAGACCGGCGATGCTTTATGGGGTAGAATGTTGGCCCACTAAAAGACAACATATCCAACAAAAAATGAGTGTCGCGGAGATGCGCATGCTGCGTTGGATGTGCGGCCATACAAGAAAGGACCGGATTAGGAACGAGATAATTCGTGATAGACTAGGGGTGGCACCGATCGATGAGAAGCTAGTCCAACACCGACTAAGGTGATTTGGGCATATCCAGCAGAGGCCTCCAGAAGCTCCCGTTAACAGTGTAACTCTAAAGAGTATGGAGGAGACTAGAAGGGGTAGAGGACGACCGAAGTTGATGTGGGCGGAGGCGATAAAAAGAGACCTGAGGAATTAGAATGTACCTAAAGTCTTGGCTCTTGATAGAACTGCATGGAGATCATGTGCCAGAACCTTAGTCACTCGCTTCTTTTCTCTTTCCATTTTTCCCTTTtttccttctttcttcttttttcttttttctttttctttatgtCTCCTTGTTTTGGTTCTCTTTTCtgttgggtttcatatctagcctaccccaacttgcttgggaaaaaggctttgatgttgttgttgtgtGTATGATCTGAGTGGAATTGAGCAGTTGGATCTTAACATCTGGTATTAGAGTCAATCAGCACCTTCCCAAAAAAAAATCCACCACATACATCGCCATGGATTCCAAGCTCAAGACATGCTTCGATAAGTGAGAAGCTAGCTTCGATGCACTTTGCCGTTATCTACTCGACAACCCCACCGTCGTCACCAGGCCCGTTACGTCGAGCTCCGCCACGAACGAGGTCGCTATCACATTGGAAGGGATGGTGCCCACGTCCTCTTCATCGTCTGCATCACCGGCCTTGTCCACGACATGGGAGAACGTGTCACCAGCGGGGGCTCCGACCTCCGGCGTCAAGCCATGTTCGACAGACTGCGCGGCCCAAGCCATGTCCGCGAGCAGCGACTTCCTCTTCACCGACAACTGCGTCACCGCACCTGTGACGTCGAGCTTCGGCACGACCTAGCTCGTCCTCGCATCGGTAAGTCTAGCCAAGACCCGACTACATTTCCCATCATTGACGAGTCTACGATGGTCGCTCCCACTGTGCTGAAGGATACCATCTTCATGGCACCCACCACGTATTCGCTAGAATGTCCATGCCGTGACGCCAAGGAGTCAACGGCTACTTCCACCCCAGCAGCGGCCCTGGCATCGCCAACTACAACCGCTTACGTCGTCCCCATGCTCGTTGCCGCAACAACAAGCGATGGAACCCTCCAAGGCGATGCCATCAGTTGTGGTGCACTGACACCCACCACCAACTCGTTAGACAATCTGTACCATGACACCCATGAAGACAGCCTTGTTCCTGGTCTTCGATACAAGCTCACCATTGTCGCGGTCTTCGACCCTTGAGCTGGACGTTTCAGTGGAAGTCACCACCCAGTTGACAGCCTTGTTCGTGCCAAGCTTTGTGCACGGTCCTTTGCCGGTCACCGCCGCGAGCAACAACAATTCCAACTCGTATGAACTGGTATGTGCTTATTTGAGTTGTGAACTGCAGAAACCAACAGGTGCAATATGCATTATCCCTTGTGGCCCTTTCTGCCATGTTGCTAGCATCACTATGCAAAGGATTGTGACCAGTTCAGAGCTGAATTTATTTTGGGGTAGTACGGCACCATGTTTTCCTATGACAAATCATTGGGATGGTAGGACAGTTGCAACATATCTAAACTCGGATGCTGTCTGCACCTGCTCGTGTTAGCTATTTGATTAGATATTGTGGTGGTCATTGCGCGAGTCTGTGAGATATCGATCCTTTCACAGCTGCCGCCATGGCCTTCGGAGAAGCTAGCATGGTTAGATACTCCAAATTTGGCTGCTCGGGAGTGTTCGGTAGCTACTGGAGGTCTGAAGAAAATTGACACATCTCTTCCTACCATGGGTTCAATTCAGTTGCATTTCATTGTGTTCTCTGACGATAGTGAATGTTGGTCAAACTGTTGTGAGCTCCTATCAATTGGAAAGTGTGGAATGTACTGCATATTTGATATTGCAATGGCTTTTGAATGGTAATGCTCCCAGTCAATGTGGGTACGTAACCTATCAACCTCTTTGCTCAACAAGTGCATGATCAGTGTTCATTGGTGGGCACACCGATACAGTTTGGCATACATCCAGTGGGAATTAAATTGGCAACCTAAAGGTGACTGCTTGGCTGCCTGAGGAAGGAGTGCAACCACATGAGGAAGTGATGAAAGTAAATTCAGAAACCAATCTGCTTACTCCTTGGATCACATGTGCGGCAACAAGTTGGACTTGTTCTGAAGCAAAGCAGTACACAAGTTGTGACCGGCTCCTGCCTGAATGCAAGCGAACTGAAGCCACTCGTGTTCTTCTTATGGTTCATCACAGTTGGTTGCGTTCTGTGATTCTCGGTGTTCAGAGATTGAGGCTAG
This Lolium perenne isolate Kyuss_39 chromosome 1, Kyuss_2.0, whole genome shotgun sequence DNA region includes the following protein-coding sequences:
- the LOC139832365 gene encoding uncharacterized protein gives rise to the protein MEAAGELIRACDDMLAEVRQRLVQAQQVAKHYYDGRHREVEYAVGDWVWLRLLQRSHQSLDPRAKRKLGPRYAGPFVILERIGTLAYRLQLPDGARIHDVFHVGLLKPYRGTPPVTTPPLPPTAEGRLLPSRAKVLRAQLRRDIWHLLVQWEGLPAEEATWEPHEAFQQHYPDYQLEDELFAQAGRDVMTGLVYRRRGPTGHA
- the LOC127295745 gene encoding uncharacterized protein; its protein translation is MAAVDPEIRTVLLTRIPRWVRQNPDTEFVVGGISRSIEMTIAPTVAISYPPHGFDDIRVEFLSHDSAREAMRFYNAKENKSEGFTLGWSAYNIKPSGNSHPNPTRCPVRYRFPERDIQAVARPNEHIPPEPVHPMDPYWFCRYNPYQREIGRQVHYMWSPPVPPPQTFMWVPPPQAYMWVPQPHHQGPLSALHPQQMGPPRAPRPHQQGLQPLPQQQGLQPAPQNPNWQQHQQGHQPVLQQQPQLQQQGLQPAPQNPNWQQHQQGHQPVMQHWQQHQQGHQPVLQQQPQLQQQGLQSAPQNPNWQQHQQGHQPVLQQFRQLHQQGLQQAPQNPNLQLPPPWQQHHQGHRPVLQQPQQLHQQHHYATHPLQQHHQAPVLYQRPQGP